The following are encoded together in the Bos indicus isolate NIAB-ARS_2022 breed Sahiwal x Tharparkar chromosome 27, NIAB-ARS_B.indTharparkar_mat_pri_1.0, whole genome shotgun sequence genome:
- the LOC139180189 gene encoding protein FAM90A5-like: protein MAGHYGWLRACQLFQDQKVRKQNSGPVRQMVPPPQEKDSMVKCKDCGAFGHTARSLRCPMKRWQGAMVPLPLGSRFGKENLAWKLQDTPTPGTPNTAERKEEERQRKEEQQRKLLQRFPRRPHGRQPQSWKEEPEPGLCLRHPNMPILIHTSKRQSFQDPDHPRGSPTRRHDVKSSLPTVPLIGRNLAPASKGRIEAPGKRCAQTPSLTCVNPPKKPRLSPVQTPQQSTLTADLGAFLNLPPPPCTAGRGPRVAARVSRETPAQGQRFDLQPPADRSPSRSVGAVPAAQPPPIIRVPAQPLRMLFLRDGEGCWSCWYTAPPSPWPAERPALAAQSPSVNQEPDGHAVPGPRSILYDDLQVSSSSEESDWDEDTSGN from the exons ATGGCTGGTCATTACGGATGGCTAAGAGCCTGCCAACTCTTTCAAGACCAGAAAGTGAGGAAGCAAAACTCGGGACCTGTGAGGCAGATGGTTCCACCACCACAGGAGAAAGACTCCATG GTGAAGTGTAAGGACTGTGGAGCCTTTGGGCACACAGCAAGGAGCCTCAGGTGCCCCATGAAGCGCTGGCAAGGGGCGATGGTCCCCTTGCCCTTGGGGTCCAGATTCGGTAAGGAGAACCTGGCGTGGAAGCTGCAGGACACACCGACCCCAGGGACCCCTAACACGgctgagagaaaggaggaggaaaggcagaG GAAAGAGGAGCAGCAGAGGAAGCTCCTGCAGCGATTTCCCAGAAGGCCTCATGGTCGGCAGCCACAGAGCTGGAAGGAGGAGCCGGAGCCCGGCCTCTGCCTGAGG CACCCAAACATGCCCATTCTTATCCACACATCCAAGAGGCAATCCTTCCAGGATCCAGATCACCCAAGAGGGTCACCAACGAGGAGACATGATGTGAAATCCAGCCTCCCCACAGTGCCTCTCATCGGCAGGAATTTGGCCCCGGCCTCCAAGGGCCGCATCGAGGCTCCAGGCAAGAGATGTGCACAGACCCCCAGCCTGACATGTGTGAACCCCCCAAAGAAACCTAGACTCAGCCCCGTCCAGACCCCCCAGCAGAGCACTCTGACAGCAGATCTGGGGGCCTTCCTGAatctccctcctccaccctgcACAGCTGGACGTGGACCGAGAGTGGCCGCCCGTGTATCCAGGGAGACACCTGCCCAGGGGCAACGGTTTGACCTCCAGCCTCCAGCGGACAGATCTCCCTCCAGGAGCGTGGGTGCCGTTCCCGCAGCACAGCCCCCACCCATCATCCGTGTCCCGGCCCAGCCTCTCAGGATGCTGTTCCTGAGAGACGGTGAAGGCTGCTGGAGCTGCTGGTACACGGCGCCCCCGTCTCCGTGGCCTGCGGAGCGGCCAGCCCTTGCTGCTCAGAGCCCGTCCGTCAACCAGGAGCCCGACGGACATGCTGTCCCGGGGCCCCGGAGCATCCTCTATGATGACCTCCAGGTGTCTTCTTCCTCCGAAGAGAGTGACTGGGACGAAGACACCAGTGGCAACTGA